One stretch of Podospora bellae-mahoneyi strain CBS 112042 chromosome 2, whole genome shotgun sequence DNA includes these proteins:
- the SWE1 gene encoding mitosis inhibitor protein kinase swe1 (BUSCO:EOG09260W9L; COG:D; EggNog:ENOG503NUW3): MSFTNDCGGALTLPSPTHVHHDVSSAVRSLRRSLSRSPSKFRLSGAVSPSPTPTPAAPSRSAHLEHPASTPIPATPAALAGPSSPTSFSAPQHGIAGNPFVNKPNIKLSVRSTRSKPVTRPLSRSRGSPKSPLKRVFAPSSDSLNLLPTSFSAPDTRGQENKSFREFALALSPTSRRNLEKPTRHSVHLDISGSDKVSFPAISVSPLKRSDATMSLGQTAFGSPVAKRRSLHGISSMNNEPTIFDQTPTARESQQQSGFDIHEDANLEYELTGSNVSPTPDPLASPTPSSLQHRSNSLRRSTLQQRHGDTRSSWGRRAGEKAQMTLDAGSPMAARSRPRLSLDQYVPIATESPFTHQGPLPPASAHFLAHKAREQFQPHPLSRSLTQSSSNSSLPDDSPTHVPVQFGEKARVPLNFSKSLPPGARPPTKDSGDVATPNYKHAKPFQAAFMSTGLVSKMNRNPELGPPKHPGAKVNIMPDTPCKKQYSSATYPPNLSAGRRQSRKSVGSPTTPFGASTNAPPTSGNLFFQQVRAGHMRKSSLLSLDGDDLAGSQDDFPPPTPTKNIFKNVTSSGASVRTPLGTPGFASFATPAVPFSLSSARTPAQSTTPSFTPPGAPQSTTPSFTPPGAPSFTPSGAPESTTPLCARQDQDNGQQVTEPIFRPSTPYSSASPFVSVSNSAPVINESHTPASLFATPAPRNKTTPVFFATGSKSSTNEYLVPNQDASGSPLGSKKASPRTPGDSLKNSMPPPGGKSTGPPATPSTHERSSLFGGAPDRRMSITPRNGRGPGDVDESLVSRFDKSEVIGSGEFSTVYRVTKLASPASSFMTMGISTTPQTPSSPESGKVFAVKKLRVPISGGRERERKYQEVHILRSLNHSTKVVQYIDSWEWNNYLYIQTEYCTEGSLDIFLKDIGQTGRLDDFRIWKILLEIAQGLAAIHEAGFIHLDIKPANILVTFDGYLKIADFGMATTSPAPPGIEGEGDREYIGPEILRGRYEQPADIFALGLIILEIACNVFLPDNGPTWQALRIADLSAVPSLTSPEAGSVIRDANGVPIEHLSPVQEDQRDPNFAFEGMTHDPKNLFSPTKRTELSEPPSFMMDSEDPHSLDNIVAWMIQPEPNSRPTAQQILASEPVSWVESRRSGGATVYEGNWGPQVGPSIEELIDDDTEMTDV; the protein is encoded by the exons ATGTCGTTCACCAACGATTGCGGGGGGGCACTCACTCTGCCCTCTCCCACACATGTCCACCACGACGTCAGCTCCGCAGTTCGATCACTCCGCAGGTCGCTTTCCAGATCACCATCAAAATTCCGACTCTCTGGCGCtgtctctccttctcccactcccacacCAGCAGCTCCATCCAGGTCGGCGCATCTCGAGCATCCAGCTTCCACCCCAATCCCTGCGACACCAGCCGCTCTGGCGGGGCCTTCCTCACCCACTTCTTTTTCCGCACCCCAGCACGGTATTGCGGGTAACCCTTTTGTCAACAAACCAAACATCAAGCTCTCGGTGCGCTCCACGAGGTCGAAGCCGGTGACTCGGCCCCTCTCCAGATCTCGAGGCTCACCAAAGAGCCCTCTCAAGCGCGTTTTTGCCCCCTCCAGCGACTCCCTCAACCTGCTTCCCACCTCTTTCTCGGCGCCAGACACCCGTGGCCAAGAAAACAAGAGCTTCAGGGAGTTTGCGCTTGCGCTGAGCCCCACGTCGCGTCGCAATCTCGAGAAACCCACGCGTCACTCGGTGCACCTCGACATCTCGGGATCCGACAAAGTCTCTTTTCCTGCCATCTCAGTAAGCCCGCTCAAACGGAGCGACGCGACTATGAGTCTGGGCCAGACGGCATTTGGGAGTCCAGTCGCAAAGCGCCGCAGTCTACACGGCATCTCGAGCATGAACAACGAGCCCACCATCTTCGATCAAACCCCGACCGCGCGCGAGTCGCAACAACAGTCGGGCTTCGACATTCACGAGGACGCCAATCTCGAATACGAATTGACCGGCTCGAACGTGTCGCCTACCCCAGATCCATTGGCCTCGCCCACCCCGTCATCGCTGCAGCATCGGTCGAATTCGCTCCGAAGAAGTACCCTGCAACAGCGCCACGGAGATACTCGATCATCCTGGGGCCGGCGCGCCGGAGAAAAGGCACAGATGACGCTCGACGCCGGGTCGCCGATGGCGGCTCGTAGCAGACCTAGGCTATCTCTGGACCAGTATGTGCCTATTGCGACCGAGAGCCCCTTCACTCACCAAGGTCCTCTCCCACCTGCCTCGGCGCATTTCTTGGCGCACAAGGCTCGGGAGCAGttccaacctcatcctctctcGCGCTCGTTGACCCAGTCTTCTTCGAACTCGAGTCTGCCAGATGACTCTCCAACCCATGTTCCTGTCCAGTTTGGCGAGAAAGCTCGCGTTCCTCTCAACTTCTCAAAATCGCTTCCACCTGGTGCGCGACCACCCACAAAGGATTCAGGAGATGTTGCGACCCCCAACTACAAGCATGCCAAGCCGTTCCAAGCCGCCTTCATGTCGACAGGTTTGGTGTCCAAGATGAATCGCAACCCCGAACTTGGCCCACCAAAGCACCCCGGAGCGAAGGTCAACATAATGCCAGATACTCCCTGCAAGAAGCAGTACAGCTCCGCTACGTATCCACCCAACCTCAGCGCTGGTCGACGTCAATCGCGAAAGTCGGTTGGCAGCCCTACGACGCCGTTCGGCGCTTCCACCAACGCTCCCCCTACCAGTGGCAATTTGTTCTTCCAGCAGGTCCGTGCGGGGCATATGAGGAAGTCGAGCTTGTTGAGCCTGGATGGGGATGACCTCGCTGGATCCCAAGACGATTTCCCCCCGCCCACCCCGACGAAGAATATCTTCAAGAATGTCACATCCTCCGGGGCGAGCGTCCGGACGCCTTTGGGGACCCCCGGCTTTGCGAGCTTCGCGACGCCTGCAGTTCCCTTCAGTTTGAGCTCAGCAAGAACACCAGCGcagtccaccaccccatccttcACCCCACCCGGAGCGCCTCAGagcaccactccctccttcACTCCCCCTGGTGCGCCATCGTTCACCCCTTCGGGTGCTCCTGAGAGCACCACTCCCCTGTGTGCTCGTCAGGATCAAGACAATGGTCAGCAGGTCACTGAGCCCATCTTTCGACCTTCCACCCCTTACTCGAGTGCCTCGCCGTTTGTATCCGTCAGCAACAGTGCTCCGGTTATCAACGAAAGCCATACCCCTGCCAGTTTATTCGCGACGCCCGCTCCGAGAAATAAGACGACGCCCGTATTCTTCGCAACAGGCAGCAAGTCATCGACCAACGAGTATCTCGTCCCCAACCAGGATGCCTCAGGGAGCCCTCTCGGGTCGAAAAAAGCTTCACCTCGCACCCCCGGTGACTCGTTGAAAAATTCCATGCCGCCTCCCGGAGGGAAATCAACCGGGCCTCCTGCCACCCCCTCTACTCACGAGCGGTCTTCACTCTTCGGCGGGGCTCCTGACCGTCGCATGAGCATCACCCCTCGCAACGGGCGTGGTCCGGGTGACGTTGACGAGTCTCTGGTCAGCCGGTTTGACAAATCCGAGGTCATCGGTAGTGGCGAGTTCTCGACGGTGTATCGGGTTACCAAGCTTGCCTCTCCCGCGTCGTCGTTCATGACAATGGGCATCTCTACAACCCCACAGACACCTTCGAGCCCCGAGTCTGGCAAAGTCTTTGCCGTCAAGAAGCTCCGTGTTCCCATCAGCGGTGgcagggagagggagaggaagtaTCAAGAGGTGCATATCTTGAGATCTCTGAACCACTCGACCAAGGTTGTTCAGTATATTGACAGTTGGGAGTGGAACAACTATTTGTATATTCAAACCGAGTATTGCACCGAGGGCAGTTTGGATATCTTCCTCAAGGACATTGGTCAGACTGGCCGATTGGATGATTTCCGCATCTGGAAGATCTTGCTGGAGATAGCTCAG GGTTTGGCCGCTATTCATGAGGCCGGGTTCATTCACCTCGACATCAAGCCTGCCAACATCCTGGTCACGTTTGACGGCTATCTCAAGATTGCCGACTTCGGCATGGCCACAACGAGCCCAGCGCCGCCGGGAATCGAAGGCGAGGGCGATCGCGAGTACATCGGCCCAGAAATTCTTCGTGGTCGGTATGAGCAGCCTGCCGACATCTTTGCGCTCGGTCTCATCATTCTGGAGATCGCATGCAATGTCTTCCTTCCCGACAACGGCCCAACATGGCAAGCTCTTCGCATTGCCGACCTGTCTGCTGTTCCCAGTCTTACTTCCCCTGAAGCTGGCTCTGTCATTCGGGACGCAAACGGCGTGCCGATTGAGCATCTGTCACCTGTTCAGGAGGATCAACGAGACCCCAACTTCGCCTTTGAAGGCATGACCCACGACCCCAAGAACCTTTTCAGTCCAACAAAGCGGACTGAGTTGTCGGAGCCTCCCTCGTTCATGATGGACAGCGAAGACCCTCATTCTCTTGACAACATTGTCGCTTGGATGATCCAGCCAGAACCCAACAGTCGCCCTACTGCCCAGCAGATCCTTGCTTCGGAGCCCGTCTCTTGGGTAGAGAGCCGCCGCAGCGGGGGCGCCACTGTTTATGAAGGCAACTGGGGCCCCCAAGTCGGACCCTCCATCGAGGAGCTGATCGATGACGACACAGAGATGACCGACGTGTGA